A genomic stretch from Anaerolinea thermophila UNI-1 includes:
- the cas1 gene encoding CRISPR-associated endonuclease Cas1, whose translation MPPLYVVQQNSKLRLNNRRVQVEQETDEGIQVLAQIPIGQVSEIILFGNVGLTTPLMDALLYEGIPVIFLTRDGDYRGILSGGLTPHVPLRRAQYRALEKPSFSLEMAKGFVRAKLRHQRTLLQRQNRPPKQDASLSEVIERMEHAIDEVQRKTSLSSLRGLEGSATAAYFSGLRQLFNPEWKFDARLRRPPPDPVNVLLSLGYTLLAQDCVAAVQAVGLDPYAGFLHEVAYNRPALGLDLLEEFRPLVDGVVLWICHSGKICPQQFTPGPPERPVVLDDQGKRDFIKAFEERMDSRFTHPLAQQQLTMRQCLIEQARQIAHRILEDRPGYDDMGFR comes from the coding sequence AACAGTAAACTGCGCCTCAACAACCGCCGCGTTCAGGTGGAACAGGAAACCGATGAAGGCATACAGGTACTGGCACAGATTCCCATCGGACAGGTATCGGAAATCATCCTGTTCGGCAACGTTGGGCTGACCACCCCGCTGATGGACGCCCTGCTGTATGAGGGCATCCCGGTCATCTTCCTGACCCGCGATGGGGATTACCGCGGCATCCTGAGCGGGGGATTGACCCCGCATGTGCCTCTGCGGCGGGCGCAGTACCGTGCGCTGGAAAAGCCCTCATTCAGCCTTGAAATGGCAAAAGGGTTCGTACGCGCTAAATTGCGCCATCAACGCACGCTCCTGCAACGGCAAAACCGTCCACCCAAACAGGATGCCTCCCTCTCGGAGGTGATTGAACGCATGGAACATGCCATTGATGAAGTGCAACGCAAAACCAGCCTTTCCAGTTTACGCGGGCTGGAAGGATCAGCAACTGCGGCGTACTTCAGCGGTCTGCGACAGTTGTTCAACCCCGAATGGAAATTTGACGCCCGCCTGCGCCGTCCGCCCCCTGATCCAGTAAATGTGTTACTCTCGCTGGGTTACACCCTGCTGGCACAGGATTGCGTCGCTGCTGTGCAGGCGGTAGGACTGGACCCTTACGCCGGTTTTCTTCATGAGGTGGCTTACAATCGCCCTGCGCTGGGACTGGACTTGCTGGAAGAATTCCGCCCATTAGTAGATGGGGTGGTCTTGTGGATTTGCCATTCCGGCAAAATTTGCCCGCAACAGTTCACCCCGGGACCACCCGAAAGACCCGTTGTGCTGGATGATCAGGGAAAACGAGACTTTATCAAGGCTTTTGAAGAGCGCATGGACTCGCGTTTTACCCACCCCCTGGCGCAACAACAGTTAACCATGCGACAGTGCCTGATCGAGCAGGCCCGACAGATTGCCCACCGTATTCTGGAAGACCGTCCGGGTTATGATGACATGGGGTTCCGCTGA
- the cas2 gene encoding CRISPR-associated endonuclease Cas2: MNDGRSFYVLAYDISDDRRRLKLARLMESLGVRVQGSVFEAYLTATELERLLRRCSKILKKEEDSLRIYRLCTACRENIRTEGKGKITPPPQVTVI, from the coding sequence ATGAATGACGGACGCAGTTTTTACGTGCTGGCATACGATATCAGCGATGACCGCCGTCGCTTAAAACTTGCCCGGCTGATGGAATCGCTGGGGGTGCGCGTGCAGGGCAGTGTCTTTGAGGCTTATCTGACAGCCACAGAACTGGAACGGCTTCTACGTCGATGCAGTAAAATTTTGAAGAAAGAAGAGGATAGTTTGCGCATCTACCGCCTGTGCACAGCATGCCGAGAGAACATCCGCACAGAAGGGAAAGGGAAAATTACCCCGCCGCCCCAGGTAACCGTAATTTAA
- a CDS encoding WecB/TagA/CpsF family glycosyltransferase, with product MNAPESLSSFNLLGVRVSVLNMPLALHTLERWIEHGERQYVCVANVHTVTESTRHPDLRRAMNHAGMVTPDGMPLVWMGLWWGHSSIARVYGPELLRQACRFGVPRGWRHYFYGGAPGVAERLVERLSRENPGLQVAGVESPPFRPLTEREEEELVERVQVAAPHLFWVGLGAPKQELWMAEHAGKLPVPVMLGVGAAFDFLAGLKPQAPAWMQRAGLEWLFRLMSEPKRLWRRYLVNNPRFIWLALSQMLGWWRPPDGD from the coding sequence ATGAATGCCCCCGAATCGCTTTCCTCCTTCAATCTGTTGGGAGTACGGGTCAGCGTGCTCAATATGCCCCTTGCCCTTCATACCCTGGAAAGATGGATTGAGCACGGCGAACGCCAGTACGTTTGTGTTGCTAATGTCCATACTGTGACCGAATCAACCCGTCATCCTGATTTGCGCCGGGCAATGAACCATGCGGGTATGGTGACACCGGACGGCATGCCGTTGGTTTGGATGGGGCTCTGGTGGGGGCATTCCTCCATAGCCCGCGTTTATGGCCCTGAATTGTTGAGACAAGCCTGCCGCTTTGGAGTTCCTCGCGGATGGCGGCATTACTTCTACGGCGGTGCTCCAGGCGTGGCTGAACGTTTGGTTGAGCGCTTGTCCAGAGAGAATCCCGGCTTACAGGTAGCGGGCGTGGAATCCCCCCCCTTCCGCCCCCTTACAGAGAGGGAAGAGGAAGAACTGGTGGAGCGTGTGCAAGTTGCTGCACCTCATTTGTTTTGGGTAGGTTTGGGGGCACCTAAGCAGGAACTCTGGATGGCAGAGCATGCAGGAAAATTGCCCGTTCCAGTGATGCTGGGTGTGGGTGCGGCTTTTGATTTCCTTGCCGGGCTGAAGCCTCAGGCACCTGCCTGGATGCAGCGTGCAGGCCTGGAATGGCTTTTCCGTCTGATGAGCGAACCCAAACGCCTCTGGAGGCGGTATCTGGTAAACAATCCGCGCTTCATCTGGCTGGCACTGTCGCAGATGCTGGGATGGTGGCGTCCGCCTGATGGAGACTAA
- a CDS encoding glycosyltransferase — MGEDSSRYRVLVLTRFFPPYGTAGGSIRIVKWMRYLAPEGWHFTVLTQDPQKPINRSPDSCENLLGEIPAGTEVVRVPAPFTLADPVGLGWRGLLASTLWGMRTLWVALKKAPKVDLILAVALPFTTAWMGALLSRLKGKPLVLDLKDDFVGNPIQKFKSPMRRFLEKEAEVWVFRTCRAVSVVTPESLEVYRRRYPQFAECIHYIPNGSDLEEIQQMKDVPQPPIDDHVFLILSTAGRYESGYRDAGPFLQSLALFLNKMPEAHPHVQAVFLGNALGKEYQPLLEQHNLSGVVKNFPAVSRRELVGWLRRANLYFLAQPLGNTTAIAGTLYEYWAAGQAPILLFAEPGSAQRLVDERKLGRCFGFHQIQDASDFMLQMYEVFQRGERVRIPQEGLEQYDRRKLAGEFGALLDKVIQVSQRRAV, encoded by the coding sequence ATGGGAGAGGATTCTTCTAGATACCGGGTGCTTGTCCTGACTCGTTTCTTTCCGCCATATGGCACGGCAGGTGGCTCTATTCGGATTGTGAAGTGGATGCGTTATTTAGCCCCTGAAGGATGGCATTTTACTGTACTGACTCAGGATCCGCAAAAACCCATTAACCGTTCGCCTGATTCCTGCGAGAACTTGCTGGGAGAGATTCCAGCCGGCACAGAGGTTGTTCGTGTGCCTGCACCTTTCACGCTTGCTGACCCGGTTGGACTGGGGTGGCGTGGGTTGCTGGCTTCAACGCTTTGGGGCATGCGAACGCTTTGGGTGGCTTTGAAAAAAGCCCCCAAGGTTGATTTAATCCTCGCCGTGGCTTTGCCTTTTACCACGGCCTGGATGGGCGCCTTGCTGAGCCGCTTGAAGGGGAAACCTCTGGTATTGGACTTGAAAGATGATTTCGTGGGCAATCCTATCCAGAAGTTTAAATCACCAATGCGTCGATTTCTGGAAAAAGAAGCAGAGGTGTGGGTTTTCCGGACTTGTCGTGCTGTAAGTGTGGTCACGCCCGAAAGCCTGGAGGTGTACCGCCGCCGCTATCCACAATTTGCAGAATGTATCCACTATATTCCCAATGGAAGCGATTTGGAAGAAATCCAGCAAATGAAAGATGTTCCCCAGCCTCCCATAGACGACCACGTCTTTTTGATCTTAAGCACCGCCGGACGATATGAGAGCGGATATCGAGATGCTGGCCCGTTTCTGCAATCGCTGGCTCTTTTTTTGAATAAGATGCCAGAGGCGCACCCCCATGTTCAAGCGGTTTTTCTTGGGAATGCTTTGGGCAAAGAGTACCAGCCCTTACTTGAACAGCACAACTTATCTGGGGTGGTAAAGAACTTTCCTGCAGTTTCTCGCCGGGAATTGGTCGGCTGGCTCAGGCGTGCGAATCTGTATTTCCTTGCTCAACCATTGGGAAATACTACTGCCATTGCTGGAACGCTTTATGAATACTGGGCGGCAGGACAGGCACCTATCCTGTTGTTTGCCGAGCCGGGTTCTGCCCAGCGTCTTGTGGATGAACGAAAGTTGGGAAGATGCTTTGGCTTTCATCAGATACAGGATGCTTCCGATTTTATGTTACAGATGTATGAAGTTTTTCAACGGGGTGAGCGTGTGCGGATTCCTCAGGAAGGTTTGGAACAGTACGATCGCCGAAAACTGGCTGGAGAATTTGGCGCATTGCTGGACAAGGTAATACAGGTTTCTCAACGGAGAGCGGTATGA
- a CDS encoding heparinase II/III family protein, producing the protein MEQAINLLIRKARRFVQRSMDHQGYFTGWNADFEKVVVRGKDREEFLSRVREQFWQRFFFTPEERQMRLSLNAHQQESILQNADQILRHEIALFTETPVALGARIPWHTDYLSGYTWDSKVPFYRCLPAPYPGGYDIKVPWELSRFQFGVWLGMAYAFSGQEQYALEWVRLIEDWIACNPTGMGVNWACTMDVAIRVVNWLWAYAFLADSPLLSPSFHFSFIRSLWEHGRFIERHLENTMRVPSNHYLANLVGLGYLGTLMPLFPEALRWREWSWGEFQREFLRQVYEDGVSFEASTSYHRLVMEMALSLTALMKHNRVPAQHAFLQRLEKMLEALMYLCQPNGTFPLIGDHDNGRLHRLKMYNPPEKEWSDGRHLLAVGAVLFQRSDFAGAAGREWEDALWMLGNDAVSFMRTALQEGDFLNGVRVFPKGGWWVSHHPKGVLTIEWGDVGHAGRGAHAHNDSLSFTFSSSGVNWIVDGGTLSYTGDYHSYHLSRSTAMHNLARVVGAEQNCHDERIPFRIIQSGRITDFSWREEGDLFEAQGYFLHWDQVHALERRWLFDGQSGILLIADHVYPSSKPGELFLHLNWGVNEVTEAQGIFLCQSGEHRLMIQPLSAHSSWWVEMGKMAIGYRIIRPSRIIRALFNNGWVVYAIGEAQQEQDWRARLQSTLYRGRNIWERILLDTGCLS; encoded by the coding sequence ATGGAGCAAGCGATAAATCTTTTGATTAGAAAAGCGCGCCGTTTTGTTCAACGTAGCATGGATCACCAGGGATATTTCACTGGCTGGAACGCAGACTTTGAAAAGGTGGTTGTGCGCGGCAAAGACAGGGAAGAATTCCTTTCCCGCGTTCGAGAGCAATTCTGGCAGCGTTTTTTCTTTACACCAGAAGAAAGACAAATGCGGCTTTCATTAAATGCTCATCAACAGGAATCTATTCTTCAGAATGCTGACCAGATTCTTCGGCACGAAATTGCTCTCTTTACAGAGACCCCTGTTGCACTGGGAGCACGTATTCCATGGCATACCGACTACCTTTCAGGCTATACGTGGGATTCTAAAGTGCCTTTTTATCGTTGCTTACCAGCACCATACCCCGGCGGTTATGATATTAAAGTGCCCTGGGAACTCAGTCGTTTTCAGTTTGGGGTTTGGTTGGGAATGGCATATGCCTTTTCTGGACAGGAACAATATGCTCTGGAGTGGGTAAGGTTAATTGAGGATTGGATTGCTTGCAACCCGACAGGCATGGGGGTCAACTGGGCATGTACTATGGATGTGGCTATTCGGGTAGTCAACTGGCTGTGGGCATACGCTTTTCTTGCCGATTCCCCCCTTCTCTCCCCTTCATTTCACTTTTCTTTCATTCGGTCCTTATGGGAACACGGCAGATTTATTGAGCGCCATTTGGAAAATACCATGCGGGTTCCCTCCAACCATTACCTGGCAAATCTGGTTGGGTTGGGATATTTAGGGACTCTCATGCCACTTTTCCCTGAAGCCCTTCGCTGGCGGGAGTGGTCGTGGGGGGAGTTTCAACGTGAATTCCTTCGTCAGGTGTACGAGGATGGGGTAAGTTTTGAAGCCTCTACTTCATACCATCGTTTGGTGATGGAAATGGCTCTTTCTCTGACTGCTCTGATGAAGCACAATCGAGTACCGGCTCAACATGCATTCTTACAGCGTTTGGAAAAGATGCTCGAGGCGTTGATGTACTTGTGCCAGCCGAATGGAACTTTCCCTCTGATAGGGGATCATGATAACGGGCGATTGCATCGTTTGAAGATGTACAATCCCCCTGAAAAAGAGTGGTCGGATGGACGTCACTTGCTGGCAGTGGGAGCAGTGCTTTTCCAGCGCTCCGATTTTGCCGGCGCCGCAGGCAGAGAATGGGAAGATGCCCTGTGGATGCTTGGCAATGATGCTGTTTCTTTCATGAGAACTGCTTTACAGGAAGGGGACTTTCTCAACGGGGTGAGGGTTTTTCCAAAAGGGGGCTGGTGGGTATCTCATCATCCAAAAGGTGTGTTGACCATTGAATGGGGAGATGTAGGACATGCCGGTCGAGGGGCGCATGCGCATAATGATTCGCTCAGTTTTACTTTTTCTTCTTCGGGGGTGAACTGGATTGTAGACGGCGGAACGCTCTCGTACACAGGGGACTACCATTCGTATCATCTCAGTCGTTCCACTGCTATGCACAACCTTGCGCGGGTAGTGGGTGCTGAACAAAACTGTCATGACGAGAGAATTCCCTTCCGTATAATTCAGAGCGGCAGAATAACCGATTTTTCCTGGCGCGAAGAAGGGGATCTTTTTGAGGCACAGGGATATTTTCTGCACTGGGATCAAGTGCATGCGCTGGAACGCCGCTGGTTGTTTGATGGCCAGAGCGGGATTCTGCTGATTGCTGACCATGTCTATCCCTCCTCCAAGCCGGGGGAACTGTTTTTACATCTGAACTGGGGGGTGAATGAGGTAACGGAAGCGCAGGGTATTTTCCTGTGTCAATCTGGAGAACACCGGTTGATGATTCAGCCCCTCTCTGCCCATTCCTCATGGTGGGTAGAAATGGGAAAAATGGCTATCGGCTATCGAATCATTCGTCCTTCCCGAATCATTCGGGCGCTTTTTAACAATGGATGGGTAGTTTATGCCATTGGAGAAGCACAACAAGAACAGGATTGGCGGGCTCGTCTTCAAAGCACGCTTTACAGAGGGAGAAACATATGGGAGAGGATTCTTCTAGATACCGGGTGCTTGTCCTGA
- a CDS encoding lipopolysaccharide biosynthesis protein — MKRSPSIFLRRLALVSVGDLIAKGFTALTVILLIRSLTEADYAFYVSAEAVAFLLTEVISNGLNIALVRTLSFQHSRHGAIDLRLPVRLFLFEAAGITLIGVVAVTFPQPLAVLLLGKTEAVPAVQWGVFYALALVSFQLGRAMFQAVENFRGFTFLLLLRQGGIFFLILVNIWLGCLTAPLLIGILIGVNILSALFGWVKIQAMGGASATDSAWFWSFLRQAAWLIGYFVLLAVIARLDVLSVSRFASTLALAEYGTAARYYSMGLLFLGSVHAVLLPRFARAEMQVPDVQRRFIRQWFLATSWVILPIVLFDIWGKPLFVWLNGGKYAEAFSIWIIFSVGIWFSLMFSPLVNILIGQQRYRTLFFLSCISLVIALIGYNLVVPRWGGMGAAGVAVLSQFVINFGAFTGLVWSKR; from the coding sequence ATGAAACGCTCGCCCAGTATTTTTCTTCGCCGCCTGGCACTCGTCTCAGTGGGAGACTTAATCGCAAAAGGGTTTACTGCTCTCACGGTGATTTTGCTGATTCGTTCATTGACAGAAGCCGATTATGCTTTTTATGTTTCAGCAGAAGCGGTAGCGTTTCTCCTCACGGAAGTTATTTCCAATGGGTTGAATATTGCGCTGGTACGTACTCTTTCCTTCCAACATAGCCGACATGGAGCAATCGATCTGCGTCTGCCGGTTCGTCTTTTCCTTTTTGAAGCCGCGGGAATCACTCTGATTGGTGTGGTGGCTGTAACTTTTCCCCAGCCTTTGGCAGTTTTGCTTTTGGGAAAAACCGAGGCTGTCCCTGCCGTGCAGTGGGGAGTTTTTTATGCACTGGCGCTTGTTTCGTTTCAATTGGGACGCGCCATGTTTCAAGCAGTGGAGAATTTCCGGGGGTTCACTTTTTTACTTTTGCTGAGACAGGGCGGGATTTTCTTCTTGATTCTGGTGAATATCTGGTTGGGTTGCCTGACGGCGCCTTTATTGATTGGAATACTCATAGGGGTAAATATTTTATCGGCTCTTTTCGGGTGGGTCAAAATTCAAGCCATGGGTGGAGCATCTGCAACCGATTCGGCATGGTTCTGGTCATTCTTACGCCAAGCCGCCTGGCTAATCGGGTATTTTGTGCTTCTGGCGGTGATTGCCCGCCTGGATGTGCTGTCTGTGAGTCGCTTTGCCTCTACCCTGGCGTTGGCAGAATATGGCACGGCGGCTCGGTATTATTCCATGGGGTTGTTGTTTTTGGGCTCTGTACATGCAGTGCTTCTTCCTCGCTTTGCGCGGGCTGAAATGCAGGTGCCGGATGTTCAAAGGCGATTTATAAGGCAATGGTTTCTGGCTACCTCTTGGGTGATACTTCCGATTGTCCTCTTTGATATTTGGGGAAAGCCCTTGTTTGTCTGGCTCAATGGGGGGAAGTATGCTGAGGCTTTCTCTATTTGGATTATTTTCTCTGTTGGAATCTGGTTCAGTCTGATGTTCAGTCCGCTGGTCAATATCCTTATCGGGCAACAGCGTTACCGTACACTGTTTTTTCTTTCCTGTATTTCTCTTGTCATAGCACTGATAGGATATAACCTTGTGGTTCCGCGGTGGGGAGGAATGGGCGCGGCGGGGGTGGCAGTGCTCTCTCAATTTGTGATCAACTTCGGTGCGTTTACAGGGTTGGTATGGAGCAAGCGATAA
- a CDS encoding DUF362 domain-containing protein: MSVSYRVAIWKGEARYPTLSPFHPSITYPEYRGHDLSQEENPAYEGVRESFRLLGMDAGRFNTPEWNPLGEIIHPGDRVLIKPNFVLSHHADGGNLFSIVTHSSVIRAVLDYVVLALKGEGSVVISDAPQMDCDFSTLSEQMGLSILQDWFWHAYKMPLEIVDLRSFWQKEMRDGVAYSHLRMPLPGDPLGEQWVNLGKRSAFYGVTDSSRFYGADYDRNEVIRHHHGEVQEYALSRTVLSADVVISIPKLKVHKKVGVTLNAKGLVGICTNKNTLVHYQVGFPEQGGDQFPPDFLSPMEKLSIRAQRWLFDHLLARQNPLFNRVYGLLRSVYRKTLRPVVTGESEAKKRIFDGGNWYGNDSAWRMTADLTQMFYHVDAHGNWCDLPPRRMFSIVDGIIGGDREGPLTPRARPAGVLIAGEDLLAVDWVATRLMGLNPQRLRWIEWLQTHGFADHFSEISLITEVPEWLDLLSKPGRYLEFEPHPGWKNYLELDDSGT, encoded by the coding sequence ATGAGTGTTTCTTATCGGGTTGCTATTTGGAAAGGTGAGGCACGCTATCCGACTCTCTCGCCTTTTCATCCCTCTATAACCTATCCAGAGTATCGGGGGCACGATCTCTCTCAGGAAGAAAATCCGGCTTATGAAGGAGTGCGGGAGAGTTTCCGTTTATTGGGAATGGATGCCGGGCGTTTTAATACCCCCGAGTGGAACCCTTTAGGAGAAATTATTCATCCCGGCGATCGTGTGTTGATTAAGCCTAACTTCGTGCTCAGCCATCATGCTGATGGAGGAAATCTTTTTTCGATTGTCACTCATTCCTCTGTTATCCGGGCAGTTCTGGATTACGTGGTTTTGGCTCTGAAAGGGGAAGGCAGTGTTGTCATTTCCGATGCTCCCCAAATGGATTGTGATTTTTCGACTCTAAGCGAGCAGATGGGGTTGTCTATTCTGCAGGATTGGTTCTGGCATGCGTACAAAATGCCACTGGAGATAGTTGATTTGCGCAGTTTTTGGCAAAAGGAAATGCGTGATGGGGTTGCTTATTCTCATTTGCGCATGCCTCTTCCGGGCGATCCATTGGGGGAACAATGGGTCAATTTGGGAAAGCGCAGTGCTTTTTACGGGGTGACCGATTCTTCCCGCTTTTACGGAGCAGATTATGATCGGAACGAGGTGATTCGTCATCATCATGGGGAGGTTCAGGAATATGCACTCTCCAGGACCGTTCTCTCTGCAGATGTGGTCATTTCCATACCCAAATTGAAGGTGCATAAAAAAGTAGGGGTGACTCTCAATGCCAAAGGATTGGTCGGAATATGCACCAATAAAAATACGTTGGTTCATTATCAGGTCGGTTTTCCCGAGCAGGGCGGAGATCAATTCCCGCCAGACTTTTTGTCTCCTATGGAGAAATTATCGATTCGCGCACAACGATGGCTGTTTGATCATCTCCTGGCTCGCCAAAATCCTTTGTTCAACCGTGTGTATGGGTTGTTGCGTTCCGTATACCGGAAAACTTTGCGCCCGGTGGTGACAGGGGAAAGCGAAGCCAAGAAAAGGATTTTTGATGGTGGAAACTGGTATGGCAATGACAGTGCCTGGCGTATGACGGCAGACCTGACTCAGATGTTTTATCATGTAGATGCCCATGGAAACTGGTGCGACTTGCCACCACGGCGAATGTTTTCCATTGTGGATGGAATTATCGGTGGTGATCGGGAAGGACCATTGACTCCGCGAGCCCGTCCTGCGGGAGTGTTGATTGCTGGGGAGGATCTTCTGGCAGTGGATTGGGTGGCTACCCGCTTGATGGGGTTAAACCCGCAACGACTCCGGTGGATAGAGTGGTTGCAAACACATGGCTTTGCTGATCATTTCTCTGAGATTTCCCTCATTACTGAAGTACCAGAGTGGTTGGATTTGCTGAGTAAGCCTGGCAGATATCTGGAGTTTGAACCTCATCCAGGCTGGAAAAATTACCTGGAACTGGATGACTCAGGGACATGA
- a CDS encoding phenylacetate--CoA ligase family protein: MRLPSILYPVEQAFRYLYGALPFSWRAGAQYRRLRRFLSEAQWWDAERIREWQTERLGWMIRYAYENVPGYRHLYEKAGITPADFGTLEDLPAFPLLEKSFVQTDIRAFTSRSVSPRNLTYLTTGGSTGVPVGFYHTRVNRWMEDAFMHAGWEWGGWIPDQKTLTLRGWFQGTPKRFFWYNPLRRELHLSTYYLTVETYPQYFQIAKQFAPLFIQAYPSAMTFFSRLILERGDAGVLQPRVIFLASETIYPWQRELIARAFPTARIFAHYGHTEQAGLGHWCEYIDQYHFWPFYGYLELLDSQGNPVPLGQVGEIVVTSFWNYGTPWIRYRTGDLGILAGNFCSACGRNFPILSNVQGRIQEFLISQYGRLVSFTALNVHNDLFDHVWQFQFYQDTPGKVTLKLLPRSEFSKNDLNRIQQEMSSKLGEDFSLETVCVEQIPLTPRGKFKVIEQKCSLDWIKETIE; encoded by the coding sequence ATGCGTTTACCCTCGATCCTTTATCCGGTTGAGCAAGCGTTTCGGTATCTTTATGGCGCTCTTCCCTTCTCGTGGAGGGCAGGGGCGCAGTACCGTCGCCTGCGCCGTTTCCTTTCTGAAGCCCAGTGGTGGGATGCTGAACGTATTCGAGAATGGCAAACAGAGCGGTTAGGATGGATGATCCGGTATGCCTATGAAAATGTACCGGGATATCGACATCTTTACGAAAAAGCCGGCATTACCCCCGCAGATTTCGGAACTTTAGAGGATTTACCTGCATTCCCTTTGCTAGAAAAATCCTTTGTTCAAACAGATATAAGGGCATTTACCTCACGCTCTGTTTCGCCGCGAAATTTAACATACCTTACTACAGGTGGCTCCACAGGTGTGCCCGTAGGTTTTTACCATACCAGAGTGAATCGATGGATGGAAGATGCCTTCATGCATGCCGGTTGGGAATGGGGCGGTTGGATTCCGGATCAAAAAACACTCACGCTTCGGGGATGGTTTCAAGGGACTCCGAAAAGATTTTTCTGGTATAACCCGCTTCGACGAGAATTGCATCTTTCCACTTACTACTTGACTGTTGAAACGTATCCTCAATATTTTCAAATCGCCAAACAGTTTGCTCCCTTATTTATTCAAGCCTATCCATCTGCAATGACTTTTTTTTCTCGCTTGATTCTGGAGCGCGGGGATGCAGGTGTTCTTCAACCACGGGTAATCTTTTTGGCATCGGAAACTATCTATCCATGGCAAAGAGAACTCATTGCCCGGGCTTTTCCAACCGCTCGCATTTTTGCTCACTATGGACACACCGAACAGGCGGGTCTCGGACATTGGTGTGAATATATCGACCAGTACCACTTCTGGCCCTTTTATGGTTATCTTGAGTTGCTTGACTCGCAAGGAAACCCTGTTCCTTTGGGGCAAGTGGGTGAGATTGTCGTTACATCTTTCTGGAATTATGGCACACCGTGGATACGTTATCGTACCGGGGATTTAGGAATTTTGGCAGGGAATTTTTGTTCTGCGTGTGGCAGGAATTTCCCTATTTTGTCGAATGTTCAGGGGAGGATTCAGGAGTTCCTGATCAGTCAGTATGGGAGGTTAGTTTCGTTTACGGCTCTGAATGTGCATAATGATTTGTTTGATCATGTTTGGCAGTTTCAGTTTTATCAGGATACTCCCGGAAAGGTGACTTTAAAATTGCTTCCCCGATCTGAGTTTTCTAAGAATGATTTAAATCGTATCCAACAAGAAATGAGTTCCAAGTTGGGAGAAGATTTTTCTCTAGAGACGGTTTGTGTGGAGCAAATTCCGCTGACCCCAAGAGGAAAATTTAAGGTGATTGAACAGAAGTGTTCTCTTGATTGGATAAAGGAAACAATAGAATGA